The proteins below come from a single Zonotrichia leucophrys gambelii isolate GWCS_2022_RI chromosome 3, RI_Zleu_2.0, whole genome shotgun sequence genomic window:
- the PSMB1 gene encoding proteasome subunit beta type-1 produces the protein MLSTAGCGPSRPEAGYGLEAPVQHYRFSPYTFNGGTVLAIAGEDFCIVASDTRLSEGYSIHSRDSPKCYKLTEQTVIGCTGFHGDCLTLTKIIEARLKMYKHSNNKTMTTGAIAAMLSTILYSRRFFPYYVYNIIGGLDEEGKGAVYSFDPVGSYERDTFKAGGSASAMLQPLLDNQIGFKNMQNVEHVPLTLEKALQLVKDVFISAAERDVYTGDALKICIVTKDGIKEQTVQLRKD, from the exons ATGCTGTCCACCGCGGGATGCGGGCCCTCCCGGCCCGAGGCGGGCTACGGGCTGGAGGCGCCCGTGCAGCACTACCGCTTCTCGCCGTACACCTTCAACGGAGG GACTGTGCTGGCGATTGCTGGAGAAGACTTCTGTATCGTTGCCTCTGACACACGTCTGAGTGAAGGCTACTCCATTCACTCCCGGGACAGCCCCAAATGCTACAAGCT AACAGAACAAACTGTCATTGGATGCACTGGTTTCCATGGAGACTGCCTTACCCTTACTAAAATTATTGAAGCCAGATTAAAG ATGTACAAGCATTCCAACAACAAGACCATGACTACAGGGGCTATTGCAGCAATGCTGTCTACAATCCTGTACTCTCGACGTTTCTTTCCCTACTATGTTTACAATATAATTGGTGGACTTGATGAAGAAG ggaagggaGCAGTTTATAGCTTTGATCCAGTGGGCTCCTATGAGAGAGATACTTTCAAAGCAGGTGGATCAGCAAGTGCAATGTTGCAGCCTTTGCTGGATAACCAG ATTGGCTTCAAGAACATGCAGAATGTGGAGCATGTACCTCTGACCCTGGAAAAGGCTTTGCAGCTGGTTAAGGATGtcttcatttctgctgctgagagaGATGTGTACACTGGGGATGCACTAAAGATTTGCATTGTCACAAAAGATGGAATTAAAGAGCAAACTGTCCAGTTACGAAAAGACTAA